Proteins encoded in a region of the Marmota flaviventris isolate mMarFla1 chromosome 3, mMarFla1.hap1, whole genome shotgun sequence genome:
- the Capza3 gene encoding F-actin-capping protein subunit alpha-3: MSLSVLSRKEKERVIRRLLIQAPPGEFVNAFDDLCLLIRDEKLMHHQGECAGHQHCQKYSVPLCIDGNPVLLSHHNVMGDYRFFDYQSKLSFKFDLLQNQLRDIRSHGIIRNETEYLRTVVLCALKLYVNDHFPTGNCNVLRKTIKNKEFLIACIEDHNYETGDCWNGLWKSKWIFQVNPFLTQVTGRIFLQAHFFRCVNLHVKISKDLKESLEVVNQAQLALSFARLVEEQENRFQASVLDELQELSNEALRKIIRRDLPVTRTLIDWQRILSDLNLVMYPKLGYVIYSRSVLCNWII; the protein is encoded by the coding sequence ATGTCACTTAGTGTTCTaagtaggaaagagaaagaaagagtaattCGCAGACTATTAATACAGGCACCTCCAGGGGAATTTGTAAATGCCTTTGATGATCTCTGTCTGCTTATACGTGATGAAAAACTCATGCACCATCAAGGTGAGTGTGCAGGCCACCAACATTGCCAAAAATATTCTGTTCCACTCTGCATCGATGGAAATCCAGTACTCTTATCTCACCACAATGTAATGGGTGACTACCGATTTTTTGACTATCAAAGCAAACTTTCTTTCAAATTTGACCTGCTTCAAAATCAGTTGAGAGACATCCGAAGTCACGGTATTATTCGGAATGAGACTGAATATCTGAGAACTGTTGTTCTGTGTGCCTTAAAACTCTACGTTAATGACCACTTTCCAACAGGAAACTGCAATGTGCTGAGAAAAACTATCAAAAATAAGGAGTTCTTGATAGCTTGCATCGAGGATCACAACTATGAAACAGGAGACTGCTGGAATGGGCTTTGGAAATCTAAATGGATTTTCCAAGTGAATCCATTTCTAACCCAAGTCACAGGAAGAATTTTCCTGCAAGCTCACTTCTTCAGGTGTGTCAACCTTCATGTCAAAATATCTAAGGACCTGAAAGAAAGCTTGGAAGTAGTTAACCAAGCCCAATTGGCTCTAAGTTTTGCAAGACTTGTGGAAGAGCAAGAGAATAGATTTCAAGCTTCCGTCTTAGACGAATTACAGGAGTTATCCAATGAAGCCCTGAGAAAAATTATACGAAGGGATCTTCCAGTGACCCGCACTCTCATTGACTGGCAGAGGATACTCTCTGACTTGAATCTGGTGATGTATCCTAAGTTAGGATATGTCATTTATTCAAGAAGTGTGTTGTGCAACTGGATAATATAA